DNA from Vibrio alfacsensis:
TGTAAATCAGGCTTCATTTTTCTCCTTAATCGTATAACGCCGCGTTAAGTGGTGAACAACGCCAACCACCAAACCTAAACCATTGTACCTTAAACACTTAAGCTGACTTGAACTAAAATCGCCAAGCGTTGTGAATCCGCCTTAAACGCCTTGTTAGGCGAAGTTTCCCACCAGTGTTTAAGTTGTTTTGAAAGCAGATTACCCGAAACAAAATAAGCAACCAAACACCCACTGACTTTTTGTGATTCAAGAACCATAAAAGCCACTATGTTTCAGCCAAGATTCCAACGAGCACGAAATGCTGACCTCTAGCAACAAAGAAGCGTTTTGAACCCGAAAATGCCAAAGCGACAAACTAGCAGCGTAATCGAAAGCCACAATTGACTTGCCCTTGCCACACTTTGAGCCAGTGAAATTCACAACCAACCGACTGTGAACACCAATGAGGCAACCCGCGAACCTTGGCATGTTTTACGGCCAGATAGATTCAAGAATTTGAGCCGACAGTACCAAATTGCCGACTTAGAAAAACTAATACTCAAAGAGAACGAAGAAGATGAGAACAAAGAACGTTTCTGCCCGTCGCCTAACGCCCTGTTAAGGTGTGAGCAACGCAATACCGAAGCCGCCGCATACCGCCTTAAACACTAAAACCAACGCATAGTAAAAATGCCACGCGTTGCGAATCACTCTTAAACAGTTTGTTATGTTTGTTTTTCCAGTTTGAGCTCACCTGTCACTTTAGCCAATCGTAAAGCTACCGCAAAACAAACTAAATACGGACTGATATACCAAAATACTTGCTCAATCGGATGTTTGACTTGCGCGAGCTTGGTCTCGTCGTATCGCTTTTTTTGCTGGTTGTATTGCTCGAACATACCATTAACCCATGTAACATCTTCCTCAACCCATTTTAAGTTGAGTCCTGAGGTAGAAAATAGATTCAGGTCCAATATTGGCAGTAAGTTTAAATCGAGGGATTTTAGATGCTTAGCAACCGATAAATACCAACTGCATGGGTCGGAGTATCCATCTTCACCACCAACAGATATAAGGCCAGAACACATATCGCTTTTAATCTGCCGAACTGAAAACTCGTGAACTGATTCGAGAATAGTTACCGCTCGTGTTTGCTCGGTGATAGCCCAATTACCAGCAACGGCTGCACGAATTTCAGAAACTGCACCCAGCATACCTACACCTGCTAGCAGAGGCCAAAGGTAGTCAACATACTTCCACTTACGCTTACAGAGATTAAAGCCACACCAGATTGGTAAATGGAAAGCTAATGCTAAACCGCAGGTGAGCAAAACAAAGTGAAGTGAGTTGGAGAGCATGAACTCACTCTCGAAGAAGCTTTCCATAAACTATCAAATTTCCTCTAAAAACATAACGCCCAATTAAGGTGTGAAGCACGCTACCAAGATAGTCAATTTGAGCACCGTAATCACTAAACTAAACCCAAACCAAAAATGCCAAGCGTGCTGAATCACTCTTAAATTGTTTGTTATGCGTATTTTCCGATGATGTCAAAAAGATCATTGACTGTGCGTGCCGTGTAATCAGGTTTACACTCCCAAGACTCGGGGACTGAACGACTATAAGCCGCAGCCACGGCAACTACACGAGCCTCTCCACCAAGTGCCGATTGGAGGTTACGCGCAAACTTTACGTCTGCTTCATGGTCTCCGATATACATTAAACACTGGCTGTTAGTATGACCGAAAATTGAATCAATACACTTGAGACCGCTGAGTGCGTCAGGCTTTTGGTTTCCATTGGAAACATCGTTGTACCCTACTATTGACTTGAAAGGTGTGGCTATCGAATTGTTCTCCAGTAAGCGGCGAATGTTGTTTTGCGAGTTCTGCGAGCAAATACCGTGTGGAAGATGAGAAAACATAGTAACTACGTCTTTGATGCCTTCAAACAACATTACTTCCGTTGTATTTTTTTCTTGATGTTCCGCCCACATACCTCCAGCAATCAGCATTTCCTCATGCGTTAATCCATAATAGTCAACGTAAAGTTCTTGCCAGTTTTTAGCACTATGGTTGGCTTCATGGTACGATTCTTCATCACGTAAATACTTAGGTAAAAAGTCTCCAGTTAAATGTGGCGCAACAACGGATAAAATAGCTTTTGTAATATCAATATTCTTAGGAACTGAGTTTACAAGAGTTCCATCATAGTCCCACAACACTGCATCTAATTTCATTTTTACCTCTACTACTGCAACACCAAATCTGTACGTACAATTTACTCTAAAACGACGAATACGCATAACGCCCTGCTAAGGGGTGAGCAACGCAATACCAAAGCCGCCGCATACCACCTTAATCACTAAATTCAGCGCATAGTGAAAATGCCACG
Protein-coding regions in this window:
- a CDS encoding HAD family hydrolase, translated to MKLDAVLWDYDGTLVNSVPKNIDITKAILSVVAPHLTGDFLPKYLRDEESYHEANHSAKNWQELYVDYYGLTHEEMLIAGGMWAEHQEKNTTEVMLFEGIKDVVTMFSHLPHGICSQNSQNNIRRLLENNSIATPFKSIVGYNDVSNGNQKPDALSGLKCIDSIFGHTNSQCLMYIGDHEADVKFARNLQSALGGEARVVAVAAAYSRSVPESWECKPDYTARTVNDLFDIIGKYA